One genomic window of Campylobacter curvus includes the following:
- the petA gene encoding ubiquinol-cytochrome c reductase iron-sulfur subunit, protein MSVKQERRDFIGLAFGAVAAVGGALSLIAVKKTWDPLPSVKAAGFTTVDLSPMKEGEMRQVEWRKKPIFILKKSANMAANDKRDVVVGDARYIVLIGLCTHLGCIPEYKASKQEFICACHGGIFNVDGIQTYGPPPRPLDIPPFKIDGTKLVLGETSPEYEKLVAKA, encoded by the coding sequence ATGTCAGTAAAGCAAGAAAGACGAGATTTTATCGGTCTTGCGTTCGGTGCGGTCGCGGCTGTGGGCGGCGCACTCTCGCTGATAGCCGTTAAAAAGACTTGGGATCCGCTCCCTAGCGTGAAAGCGGCGGGTTTTACGACGGTCGATCTAAGCCCGATGAAAGAGGGAGAGATGAGACAGGTCGAATGGCGCAAAAAGCCTATTTTCATCCTGAAAAAGAGCGCAAACATGGCTGCAAACGACAAGCGCGATGTCGTCGTCGGCGACGCTAGATATATCGTCCTCATCGGACTTTGCACACACCTGGGCTGTATCCCCGAATACAAAGCCAGCAAGCAAGAATTCATCTGCGCCTGTCACGGCGGCATATTCAATGTCGATGGAATTCAGACCTACGGACCGCCGCCAAGACCGCTTGACATACCTCCATTTAAGATAGACGGCACAAAGCTCGTTTTGGGCGAAACCAGCCCCGAATACGAAAAACTCGTAGCAAAAGCATAG
- a CDS encoding PepSY-associated TM helix domain-containing protein: MRRIFKRGKFCFNAHLILALVFSLPLLVVAISGALLSYADEISEVLNRENLTLNLARGVSDPPKISEILNRFGEKNRDFSFKILLVRNGLNLAADVYDANFDAFLIDPYTGEMIGADAGDKFEKILVNLHVNLGFGLINGELATLGEDIVLLATLALFLLALSGIWLYFPFFRRSARLFIGKNLYKLHGSLGIYASAVLVLVTLSGVYLSSRTASNFINGAFDLSAPKSDFVPPEAKKVAQLNLSEFDTAERIFRSEVGENFEEFSLFAQGEGKFRIFYVPLNETDKENVGEILIDARNGALLKRVRASSGGKDALWLRKTMLNLHTGRSFGEAGKFIFCIASLLVVVFIVSGFLMSLKRLKGRVRIG; encoded by the coding sequence GTGAGGCGGATCTTTAAACGCGGTAAATTTTGCTTTAACGCTCATCTTATCCTAGCTCTCGTCTTTTCGCTGCCGCTTTTGGTGGTGGCGATCTCGGGCGCGCTACTTTCATACGCGGATGAGATTTCAGAAGTCTTAAACCGCGAAAATTTGACGCTAAATTTAGCCCGAGGCGTCAGCGATCCGCCAAAAATTTCAGAAATTTTAAACCGCTTCGGCGAGAAAAACAGGGATTTTTCTTTTAAAATTTTGCTCGTTAGAAATGGCTTAAATTTAGCCGCCGACGTTTATGACGCAAATTTCGACGCTTTTTTGATAGATCCTTACACGGGCGAGATGATCGGTGCGGACGCGGGCGATAAATTTGAGAAAATTCTCGTAAATTTACACGTAAATTTAGGCTTTGGGCTGATAAACGGCGAGCTAGCCACGCTTGGTGAAGACATCGTGCTACTTGCCACTCTGGCTTTATTTTTGCTAGCACTTTCTGGCATCTGGCTATATTTTCCGTTTTTTAGGCGGAGCGCAAGGCTTTTTATCGGCAAAAATTTATACAAACTTCACGGCTCGCTTGGCATTTACGCTTCGGCGGTGCTCGTTTTAGTGACGTTAAGTGGCGTTTATCTCAGCTCGCGCACGGCGTCAAATTTCATAAACGGCGCTTTTGATCTGTCCGCGCCAAAAAGCGACTTCGTCCCGCCCGAGGCGAAAAAGGTCGCACAGCTAAATTTAAGCGAATTTGACACGGCGGAGCGAATTTTTAGAAGCGAGGTCGGCGAAAATTTCGAGGAATTTAGCCTATTTGCGCAAGGAGAGGGCAAATTTAGGATCTTTTACGTGCCGTTAAATGAAACCGACAAAGAAAACGTAGGTGAGATTTTGATAGACGCAAGAAACGGCGCACTTTTAAAGCGCGTGCGAGCTAGTAGCGGCGGTAAAGACGCCCTTTGGCTACGAAAAACGATGTTAAATTTACACACGGGGCGCAGCTTTGGCGAGGCGGGCAAATTTATCTTTTGCATCGCATCTCTTTTGGTCGTAGTTTTTATCGTAAGCGGATTTTTGATGAGTTTGAAGCGCCTAAAAGGCAGAGTGAGAATCGGCTAA
- a CDS encoding thioredoxin family protein — protein sequence MRALALFLASLCLAFCADMQNLTRLAADGKGMVLIFESKDCGYCEILKNDFEKDERLLNLVGDFNIYRIDINEDKSYIFANDKRAKSTKELKYYLYVNSAPCVMIFDKDYNKIFAFQGYADPQQMSVFMKFVKGLNEGKYKASQWQKFLNENGVL from the coding sequence ATGAGAGCTCTTGCGCTTTTTCTCGCGTCGCTTTGTCTTGCCTTTTGCGCCGATATGCAAAATTTAACGAGGCTTGCTGCGGACGGTAAAGGCATGGTCTTGATATTTGAGAGCAAAGACTGCGGCTACTGCGAAATTTTAAAAAATGACTTTGAAAAGGACGAACGCTTACTAAATTTGGTGGGTGATTTTAATATCTATCGTATTGACATAAACGAGGACAAAAGCTACATCTTTGCAAACGATAAAAGAGCCAAGAGCACGAAGGAGTTAAAATACTATCTTTACGTAAATTCCGCGCCTTGCGTCATGATCTTTGATAAAGATTACAACAAAATTTTCGCGTTTCAAGGCTATGCCGATCCGCAGCAGATGAGTGTTTTTATGAAATTCGTAAAAGGGCTCAATGAGGGTAAATACAAAGCTAGCCAATGGCAAAAATTTCTAAACGAAAACGGAGTGCTGTAA
- a CDS encoding thioredoxin fold domain-containing protein, giving the protein MKLNLGVLPVLLAILIAGCNDVKATQQTTKQADQLVKQKPVIYDKNDAVINEVFKDVAKIAPSDKPMIIIFGTNTDPYTDKLKSDINASTQLKEKLKNEFSSYYLKAHKNLNHKFYHDGEFMDVDTKTLLSIYAIDATPSIIFCDKRGKTILIVPGYMPPKQFLQTMNFIKSGIWEGKNRKNGEIYEALRQYYIKNGIDVTKKADR; this is encoded by the coding sequence ATGAAGCTAAATTTAGGCGTATTACCGGTTTTGCTAGCCATTTTGATAGCGGGCTGCAACGACGTTAAAGCAACACAGCAAACCACGAAGCAGGCGGATCAGCTCGTAAAACAAAAGCCCGTCATCTACGATAAAAATGACGCCGTCATAAACGAGGTCTTTAAAGACGTAGCCAAAATAGCGCCGTCTGATAAGCCAATGATAATCATCTTTGGCACGAATACCGATCCCTACACCGACAAGCTAAAGTCCGACATAAACGCATCGACGCAGCTTAAAGAAAAGCTGAAAAATGAATTTTCGTCGTATTATCTAAAGGCGCATAAAAATTTAAATCATAAATTTTACCACGACGGCGAGTTTATGGACGTAGATACGAAGACGCTACTATCTATCTACGCTATCGACGCGACTCCTAGTATCATCTTTTGCGACAAAAGAGGCAAAACCATCCTGATCGTGCCGGGATACATGCCGCCAAAGCAGTTTTTACAGACTATGAATTTCATCAAAAGTGGCATATGGGAAGGCAAGAATAGGAAAAACGGCGAAATTTATGAGGCGCTAAGGCAATACTACATAAAAAACGGCATCGACGTGACTAAAAAGGCGGACAGATGA
- a CDS encoding response regulator transcription factor — MKILLLEDDQIICDQLKNYFELEGHELEFYANGQELLDNAVLSNFDIFLFDINTPILNGFETLKAIRKEGIDTPVIYVTAQSDLEHVKQGFDLGCNDYIKKPFMLEELEIRINNILYKNADHDMVKITRSYSFNVANMTLFCDGAPVELNKQEKKLLYILVKNIGLTMSPEVIKDYVWEDKDVCDNTLRTQIKKIREKLGENFIINVRNIGYKIEKYDRI; from the coding sequence ATGAAAATACTTCTTCTTGAAGATGATCAAATCATCTGCGATCAGCTGAAAAACTACTTCGAGCTTGAGGGGCACGAGCTAGAATTTTACGCTAACGGACAGGAGCTTTTAGACAATGCCGTTTTGTCAAATTTCGACATATTTTTATTTGATATAAATACGCCCATCTTAAACGGCTTTGAGACCCTAAAAGCGATCAGAAAAGAGGGCATCGATACTCCGGTCATTTACGTCACCGCGCAAAGTGATCTTGAGCACGTCAAGCAAGGCTTTGATCTAGGTTGCAACGACTATATCAAAAAGCCCTTCATGCTAGAAGAGCTTGAGATCAGGATAAACAACATACTTTATAAAAACGCCGATCACGACATGGTGAAGATAACGCGATCTTACAGTTTTAACGTCGCCAATATGACGCTCTTTTGCGATGGCGCGCCGGTCGAGCTGAATAAACAAGAAAAGAAGCTCTTATATATTTTGGTAAAAAATATCGGGCTTACGATGAGCCCCGAGGTGATAAAGGATTACGTTTGGGAGGATAAGGACGTCTGCGACAATACTCTAAGGACGCAGATAAAAAAGATCAGAGAAAAACTGGGCGAAAATTTCATCATCAACGTAAGAAACATAGGATACAAGATAGAAAAATATGATCGAATTTAA
- a CDS encoding sensor histidine kinase — MIEFKKLSNQKRNFSIKLFVSYIVFTVILMASIIGIHIYFSYDLNYKKFEREISMQSSDKIMKAQAYLKSKEGAIKAVAADKKFLECVSGDQDYLNLLFSAIMQANKDYTRIVYVSKTGYKILGYERTSEGCEAYKISKFKEEFHSNKAKEGEIALNFRLDEKFKRPSLRLEVPIYADDEFKGELVIDAFMDGFIDSLTMSMIYDVFLIDSEGYYIKHKDPKFDWSLYADKRKIEDDFKKELAGEIYRSGADGFIYENVFVQPFFIGKQKFYLVMEGSKPSLNDMENNKMIASILIFATIMSVIFTFVLTRPIRGIFAAVAKRADELDELATNLDNTITLKTLEIAQKDRLLQNQNKFAELGELIGNIAHQWRQPLTRLSLILQNLRAFKRKNKMSDESFYEAVENSLRQIEFMTSTVENFRNFYKKDDAKREFSVKSAVEDILGIIGAIIEHSHIRLEVSCAEDIFILANKNEFSQVLMNILINAKDAIDERALKNGLIKITATKKEDEILIQIEDNAGGIDAAIMQKIFDPYFTTKKDKGTGIGLYIANTIVKERLGGSLSVQNTNDGAVFRIVLKGSFVQNDVDDEVVS; from the coding sequence ATGATCGAATTTAAAAAACTCTCCAACCAAAAAAGAAATTTCAGTATCAAGCTCTTCGTCTCGTATATCGTATTTACGGTGATCTTGATGGCCTCGATAATCGGCATCCATATCTACTTTTCATACGATCTAAACTACAAAAAATTCGAGCGCGAAATCTCGATGCAAAGCAGCGACAAGATAATGAAAGCTCAGGCCTATCTAAAATCCAAAGAGGGCGCGATAAAAGCCGTAGCGGCGGATAAAAAATTTTTAGAGTGCGTAAGCGGCGATCAAGATTATCTAAATCTGCTGTTTTCAGCGATCATGCAGGCCAATAAAGACTATACGCGTATCGTCTATGTCAGCAAAACCGGATATAAAATTTTAGGGTATGAGCGAACGAGCGAAGGATGCGAAGCTTATAAAATTTCAAAATTCAAAGAGGAATTTCACTCAAATAAGGCGAAAGAGGGAGAGATAGCCTTAAATTTCAGGCTTGACGAGAAATTTAAAAGACCATCTCTCAGGCTTGAGGTACCGATATACGCGGACGATGAATTTAAAGGCGAGCTCGTTATAGACGCCTTTATGGATGGCTTTATCGATAGTCTCACGATGTCGATGATCTACGATGTGTTTTTGATCGATAGCGAGGGGTATTACATAAAGCATAAAGATCCTAAATTCGACTGGTCGCTTTACGCCGACAAAAGAAAGATAGAAGATGACTTTAAAAAGGAGCTTGCGGGCGAAATTTATCGCTCCGGTGCGGACGGTTTCATATATGAAAACGTATTTGTTCAGCCGTTTTTCATCGGCAAGCAAAAATTTTACCTTGTTATGGAGGGCTCGAAACCTAGCCTAAACGACATGGAAAACAACAAAATGATAGCCTCCATCCTCATTTTTGCGACCATTATGTCGGTCATTTTCACCTTCGTTTTGACGAGGCCTATCAGAGGGATCTTTGCCGCAGTCGCTAAGCGTGCCGACGAGCTTGACGAGCTGGCTACAAATTTAGACAACACGATCACTCTAAAGACGCTTGAGATCGCTCAAAAAGATAGGCTCTTGCAAAATCAAAACAAATTTGCCGAGCTTGGCGAGCTCATCGGCAACATCGCTCATCAGTGGAGGCAGCCGCTTACGAGACTTTCCTTGATACTGCAAAATTTAAGAGCCTTTAAGAGAAAAAACAAGATGAGCGACGAGAGCTTTTACGAGGCGGTCGAAAATTCGCTCCGCCAGATAGAATTTATGACGAGCACGGTAGAAAATTTCAGGAATTTTTATAAAAAGGACGATGCAAAGAGAGAATTTAGCGTAAAAAGCGCGGTAGAGGACATCCTGGGCATCATCGGTGCGATCATCGAGCACAGCCACATAAGGCTAGAAGTATCCTGCGCGGAGGATATTTTCATCCTTGCAAACAAGAACGAATTCTCACAAGTTTTGATGAATATCCTCATAAATGCAAAAGACGCTATCGACGAAAGAGCCCTTAAAAACGGGCTCATAAAGATAACCGCCACGAAAAAAGAGGATGAAATTTTAATACAGATCGAAGATAACGCCGGCGGCATTGACGCCGCGATAATGCAGAAAATTTTCGATCCTTATTTCACCACCAAAAAAGACAAAGGCACGGGCATAGGCCTATACATCGCAAATACGATCGTAAAAGAGAGGCTTGGCGGCTCTTTGAGCGTGCAAAATACAAACGACGGAGCGGTATTTAGGATAGTTTTAAAGGGCTCTTTCGTTCAAAACGACGTAGATGACGAGGTCGTCTCGTAG
- a CDS encoding helix-turn-helix domain-containing protein: MDFKDILNAGPNQKYIERVFEDSDKRCKVELFANRDDIGYCKSDILCNDHIRRYHEKGLEYAFLFFNDTLDPLCFKVGQSSFVLNGGEFWIGRVNSEFSGVFEYQNKRYGGQCIFMDKALADQIEAFKNLDCKNGMAIKNLKAAPMQILILKELASSKIYGGKMREIFMEAKILEMIYRCFGEARSDERGEFSADEVKILNKARQILLSDLQNPPSIKELARLCATNEFKLKTSFKKYFGTTIYALLANERLGVAKELLNQNDISVKEAANMVGYASAPHFAKIFKAKFGVLPNELLKQRNYYETTSSSTSF, translated from the coding sequence ATGGATTTTAAAGATATTTTAAACGCAGGACCCAATCAAAAATATATCGAACGAGTGTTTGAAGATAGCGACAAAAGGTGCAAGGTCGAGCTTTTTGCAAACAGAGACGACATAGGCTACTGTAAGAGCGACATCCTATGCAACGACCACATAAGGCGTTATCACGAAAAGGGGCTTGAGTACGCATTTTTATTTTTCAACGATACGCTAGATCCCTTGTGCTTCAAAGTCGGTCAAAGCTCTTTCGTATTAAACGGCGGTGAGTTTTGGATAGGCAGAGTAAATAGCGAATTCTCAGGTGTTTTCGAGTATCAAAACAAGCGATACGGCGGGCAATGCATATTTATGGATAAAGCTCTTGCCGATCAGATAGAGGCGTTTAAAAATTTAGACTGTAAAAACGGCATGGCGATAAAAAACCTCAAAGCAGCTCCTATGCAAATTTTGATACTAAAAGAGCTTGCAAGCTCTAAAATTTATGGTGGGAAGATGAGAGAGATCTTCATGGAGGCTAAAATTCTAGAGATGATTTATAGATGCTTTGGTGAGGCTAGGAGTGATGAAAGAGGCGAATTTAGTGCAGATGAGGTCAAAATTTTAAACAAAGCACGGCAAATTTTACTAAGCGACCTGCAAAATCCTCCGTCAATAAAAGAGCTCGCACGCCTTTGCGCAACGAACGAATTCAAGCTAAAAACGAGCTTTAAAAAGTACTTTGGAACGACCATTTACGCACTTTTGGCAAACGAGCGACTGGGCGTTGCAAAAGAGCTTTTAAACCAAAACGACATCAGTGTAAAAGAGGCGGCAAATATGGTCGGATACGCGAGTGCACCGCACTTTGCTAAGATCTTTAAAGCAAAATTCGGCGTGCTACCAAACGAGCTTTTAAAGCAAAGGAATTACTACGAGACGACCTCGTCATCTACGTCGTTTTGA
- a CDS encoding TonB-dependent receptor domain-containing protein, with amino-acid sequence MRKGLKISLALLSVTSGFVYGDEPTEVRLDEVTVVSATGFEQNIKDAPASISVITQKQIAKKNHQDVESIVKDVPGVFGMTLGAASRRGITVRGFGSRYTKILIDGRPATSDSAYKGLRAIGSSQNFLPPANTIERVEVVRGPMSSLYGTDAIGGVINIITKGFSNELTGNVNGYYTFAKRSEIKNDFQTGFYLNGALVPDVLGVALYGRYFKKFEDTLSYGNRQNSDENFGVKFMYNATPNDEITLDLAKITNKYKRTVGRTLGATGSNNDVAREEMKGFTASLAHTGKYDKLLLESYLTHDKMKENGQQNLTLKTTTLNSKETYFFDSNTLSLGGQFRHEKLNEKATTADAANVKRHDFSVFGEDEFYLTDRLNLTAGVRYNHDKDYGGHVSPRAYVVYHLNENFSFKGGVSTGYATPDIKQRTDGLALPFAGGMGAQLGRSDLKPESSVSYEAGVAYDDNEKFSFALMGFYTRLKDGISTQRICVPRPGTPCVHNGKIYARGIWDTINIGKADIKGVELSSGWQILSNLALNSSYTYTHSEQKTGSEKGKTLNNLPVHVLKIGLDYDASKELNLWTQLNYMSKSRDSLSYDEDIRSYALFDAGASYKLSKNASINFSVYNLFNEFVTTRSGRYDLLIVDGTKFQLGFNVNF; translated from the coding sequence ATGCGTAAAGGGCTTAAAATTTCACTTGCGCTTTTAAGCGTGACGAGCGGATTTGTTTATGGCGACGAGCCGACCGAGGTGAGACTAGATGAGGTCACAGTCGTGAGCGCGACTGGATTTGAGCAAAACATAAAAGACGCGCCAGCCTCGATCTCTGTAATCACGCAAAAGCAAATCGCTAAGAAAAATCACCAAGATGTCGAAAGTATCGTAAAGGACGTGCCTGGCGTGTTTGGTATGACTTTGGGCGCGGCGAGCAGGCGCGGTATCACGGTGCGAGGCTTTGGGTCGCGATACACTAAGATTTTGATCGACGGACGTCCAGCGACCAGTGATAGCGCATATAAGGGGCTTAGGGCTATTGGTAGCTCGCAAAATTTCTTACCGCCTGCAAACACCATCGAGCGCGTCGAGGTCGTACGAGGCCCGATGAGCTCGCTATATGGCACGGACGCGATAGGTGGCGTCATAAATATCATCACCAAGGGCTTTTCAAACGAGCTTACTGGCAACGTAAATGGATACTATACATTTGCTAAACGAAGCGAGATAAAAAACGACTTTCAAACGGGCTTTTATCTAAACGGCGCACTCGTGCCAGACGTGCTTGGCGTGGCACTTTACGGCAGATATTTTAAGAAATTTGAAGATACGCTAAGCTATGGCAACAGGCAAAACAGCGATGAAAATTTTGGCGTTAAATTTATGTATAACGCCACGCCAAATGACGAGATCACGCTTGATCTAGCAAAGATCACCAATAAATACAAAAGAACGGTGGGCAGGACGCTGGGGGCTACTGGCTCAAACAACGATGTCGCGCGCGAGGAGATGAAGGGCTTTACCGCCTCGCTCGCGCACACTGGCAAATACGACAAGCTCCTGCTAGAAAGCTACCTGACGCATGATAAAATGAAAGAAAACGGACAGCAAAATTTGACGCTAAAAACCACGACGCTAAACTCAAAGGAGACATATTTTTTTGACTCAAACACCCTAAGCCTTGGCGGTCAGTTTAGACACGAAAAGCTAAACGAAAAGGCGACCACAGCGGACGCGGCGAATGTAAAGAGGCATGATTTTTCGGTATTTGGTGAAGATGAGTTTTACCTCACGGATAGGCTAAATTTAACCGCTGGCGTGAGGTATAATCACGACAAAGACTATGGCGGGCATGTCTCGCCGCGCGCTTATGTGGTCTATCATCTAAACGAAAATTTTTCATTTAAAGGCGGCGTCTCCACTGGCTATGCGACCCCCGACATCAAGCAGCGCACCGACGGGCTTGCACTGCCATTTGCTGGTGGCATGGGCGCGCAGCTAGGTAGGAGCGATCTAAAACCAGAAAGCAGCGTGAGCTACGAAGCTGGCGTGGCGTATGACGATAATGAAAAATTTAGCTTCGCGCTCATGGGCTTTTACACGAGGCTAAAAGACGGCATCAGCACGCAACGTATCTGTGTCCCGCGTCCTGGCACGCCGTGCGTGCATAATGGCAAAATTTACGCAAGGGGTATCTGGGATACGATAAACATCGGCAAGGCTGATATAAAGGGCGTCGAGCTATCATCGGGATGGCAAATTCTCTCAAATTTAGCGCTAAATTCGAGCTATACTTACACCCACTCGGAGCAAAAAACAGGCAGTGAAAAGGGCAAAACGCTAAACAACCTGCCCGTGCATGTCCTAAAAATCGGGCTTGACTACGATGCGAGCAAGGAGCTAAATCTCTGGACACAGCTAAACTACATGAGCAAGTCGCGCGATAGCCTAAGCTACGACGAGGATATACGCTCGTATGCGCTGTTTGACGCGGGTGCGAGCTACAAACTAAGCAAAAATGCGAGCATAAATTTTAGCGTTTATAATCTTTTCAACGAATTTGTCACGACGCGCTCTGGCAGATATGACCTGCTCATCGTTGATGGCACGAAATTCCAACTTGGCTTTAACGTAAATTTCTGA
- a CDS encoding PepSY-associated TM helix domain-containing protein: MANLTLLKKNKFWFNLHLVLTLICCVPLAIVAVTGAIISYHDEIIDALNAKNSHVKAALPSRMKVSEVLAKFSAQNGEFYLSFIGRKSDKDAAIVISGVDKEGKFDSYFLDPFTGETLGENFGNKFIGLILNLHVNLGLGLSGNENLRLIGKHIVAVSTVALILLLVSGVVIYYPNFRHKFTRAFRINLRARGYTLLYQLHGSLGMSAAAVLFVISVTGLYFSYEWLARLTNRAFGEEQIYKAPKFTQAKGFALTNAQKLKELDAIFEIFTKERGENYEMFNVMIPPKGEIYSLRYTDKDAADDTKFSMMSIDVRQGKILRHTRHDDAQNAMPRTFLLHKNVLNLHAGYTFGEAGKFIFCVASLLVVVFIVSGFWMSLKRIRKKDVLR, translated from the coding sequence ATGGCAAATTTGACGCTTTTAAAGAAAAATAAATTTTGGTTTAATCTGCATCTTGTTTTGACGCTGATTTGCTGTGTGCCGCTAGCCATCGTCGCCGTGACGGGAGCGATCATCTCCTATCACGACGAGATCATTGACGCGCTAAATGCCAAAAACTCGCACGTAAAAGCAGCTTTGCCTAGCCGGATGAAAGTAAGCGAAGTGCTGGCTAAATTTAGCGCGCAAAATGGGGAATTTTATCTTAGCTTTATCGGACGAAAGAGCGATAAAGACGCGGCTATCGTCATCTCTGGCGTCGATAAAGAGGGCAAATTTGACTCATATTTTTTAGATCCATTCACGGGCGAGACGCTGGGCGAAAATTTTGGCAATAAATTTATCGGGCTTATCTTAAATTTACACGTAAATTTAGGGCTTGGGCTAAGCGGGAATGAAAATTTAAGACTAATTGGCAAGCACATCGTGGCGGTCTCGACTGTCGCGCTCATCTTGCTTTTAGTCTCTGGCGTCGTCATCTACTATCCAAATTTTAGGCATAAATTTACCCGCGCGTTTAGGATAAATTTACGCGCCAGAGGCTACACGCTGCTTTATCAGCTACACGGCAGCCTTGGTATGAGCGCGGCGGCGGTGCTTTTTGTCATAAGCGTGACGGGACTATATTTTTCCTACGAGTGGCTGGCGAGGCTCACAAATAGGGCGTTTGGCGAGGAGCAAATTTATAAAGCGCCCAAATTTACGCAGGCTAAGGGCTTTGCGCTAACGAACGCCCAAAAGCTAAAAGAGCTTGACGCCATTTTTGAAATATTTACAAAAGAGCGCGGCGAAAACTACGAGATGTTTAACGTGATGATCCCGCCAAAGGGCGAAATTTACAGCCTTCGCTACACCGATAAGGACGCGGCGGACGACACGAAATTTAGCATGATGAGTATTGATGTGCGGCAGGGTAAAATTTTACGCCATACAAGACATGACGACGCGCAAAATGCTATGCCTAGGACTTTTTTGCTACACAAAAATGTGCTAAATTTACATGCTGGATATACCTTCGGCGAGGCGGGTAAATTTATCTTTTGCGTCGCGTCACTTTTGGTCGTGGTTTTTATAGTGAGCGGATTTTGGATGAGTTTGAAGCGGATACGCAAGAAAGACGTGCTCCGATAA
- a CDS encoding suppressor of fused domain protein: MTQEEYKAKFKEDDAVGWDAIDTALAKIYDKGKERHYASTLPARIGGEDHLDGVSIFDCDEQTFHRHIISFGMSELYYEPESAGKDFSRWGFEFTMRVAPFALDRDGKNPDGSVAKNEPYWVNNVMLNLARYVDKSGKWFEAYHFIPANSPIRLDTDTKLVGFAFAPDPVLGSIDTPNCGVDFLQMVGITQSELDWLLQDPNTTRVKQLIDKMRADNPLLITNLTRVREYV, encoded by the coding sequence ATGACGCAAGAGGAGTACAAAGCAAAATTCAAAGAAGACGATGCGGTCGGCTGGGACGCGATAGATACGGCGCTAGCTAAAATTTACGACAAAGGCAAAGAGCGCCACTACGCCTCGACGCTACCGGCCAGGATCGGCGGGGAAGACCACTTAGACGGCGTGAGCATATTTGACTGTGACGAGCAGACGTTTCACCGCCATATCATCAGCTTTGGCATGAGCGAGCTGTATTACGAGCCGGAGAGTGCGGGCAAAGATTTTAGCCGCTGGGGGTTTGAATTTACCATGCGAGTCGCACCGTTTGCGCTCGATAGGGACGGCAAAAATCCCGACGGTTCAGTAGCGAAAAACGAGCCGTACTGGGTCAATAACGTCATGCTAAACCTCGCAAGATACGTCGATAAAAGCGGGAAATGGTTCGAGGCGTATCACTTTATCCCTGCAAATTCGCCTATTAGACTCGACACCGACACCAAGCTAGTGGGCTTTGCCTTTGCGCCAGACCCGGTGCTAGGCAGCATAGACACGCCAAACTGCGGGGTGGATTTCCTCCAAATGGTCGGCATCACGCAAAGTGAGCTAGACTGGCTACTACAAGATCCAAATACCACTCGCGTAAAGCAGCTCATCGACAAAATGCGCGCGGACAACCCGCTACTCATCACCAATCTAACGCGAGTGAGAGAATATGTGTGA
- a CDS encoding DUF1176 domain-containing protein: MPKLEPVIKKVKFIGELQNVTRDDLRFEQIFKILKKLPESEKCDIFDGDSPWFKDDSFMQIQEIDENRTLVQARCQMTGYIPTALVVVMDDDLNQVSFVTTDFNGTDENGDLRHESKVCGGSEWYHKTAVWDGEKFVVVEDRFSGPCSSGKAGGAWNFPIITGKVAE, from the coding sequence ATGCCAAAGCTAGAGCCCGTGATAAAAAAGGTCAAATTTATAGGCGAGCTGCAAAACGTGACGAGGGACGACCTGAGATTTGAGCAAATTTTTAAAATTTTAAAAAAGCTGCCCGAGTCCGAGAAGTGCGATATTTTTGATGGCGACTCGCCGTGGTTTAAAGACGACTCTTTTATGCAGATACAAGAAATAGACGAAAACCGCACGCTAGTGCAAGCCAGATGTCAGATGACCGGATATATCCCAACCGCATTGGTCGTGGTCATGGACGATGATCTTAACCAAGTGAGCTTTGTTACGACTGATTTTAACGGCACAGATGAAAACGGCGATCTAAGGCACGAAAGCAAAGTCTGTGGTGGTAGCGAGTGGTATCATAAGACGGCGGTCTGGGATGGTGAGAAATTCGTCGTTGTAGAAGATCGTTTTAGCGGACCTTGCAGTAGCGGTAAAGCAGGCGGAGCGTGGAACTTTCCTATCATCACGGGCAAGGTGGCGGAATAA